tagttttgatgaattttgcattgttttgaaaaaattgttaaaattacaataaaactgTTATAGCTTTATGAGTTAACATAGATAACAGCCAAACTCATAGCTGATTCAGTATTTTTACatagttttgtaaaataacttatttttaaaattattttcagttataaaattacttacaataccaaaatttttttttccgctgaattttgcattgttttaaaaatagtggttaAATGCACAATTAGAACCAGCTTGTCTGAGAAGTAAAAGTAGCTATTGCGCAATGCTGGCCACATTGTCACGATCATGTCGTTAGTCATGAAATTGTGGTTCCTTAACCTCAATGTCACCCTGTGCCAACAATGAACTATACTTGTATAGTAATAAAGTAgagtaatagtaataaaatatgttctctTGTAGAGTAgagtaatagtaataaaatatgttctcttgtagagtaataaaatatgttcaacaaaataaattcattttaagcctatttttagatatttatattaaaatataaatgtataaaaatatacattacacATTACATTATACACATTATCTTCCTAATAGGGTATGTAACATATGTAAAGTTAtctaatgaaacatttttcagttGTAACTTGAAGCTCTGTAAACAACACATCTTTACATCTGTACATTTACACCTACCTAACCCAGGGTCACTCTGAGGTCTGCTCCATTTGAAGGCATCTTTTGTTCATCATGATCTATTTGTTTTCTTGTAATAAAAAGACACGGACATGCATTTCGATGCTTGAGTTTTCCTCGGATGCCCCCTGTTATGTTGGGTCGGggttaatttaagttaaaaataatattgtactCAATACCTTGTATATAACAATTACGGATATATTAAATGACACAAACATTGTTCCATTGGGCATCATTTTGATTCTTATCTAAAAAGTGATTCCATGTTCagtttaaattagataaaacttgaaatggctgaattcaaaattatagaacTTTTATATCCTCTAAGATTCTGTACCTAAAATTCCAGCTTCTGATCTGCatgataaactaatttttcttatcttattCTAAACAAACAGACTGTATGGACAAAGAACAAAAACATCCAACTGACCAAGACCATTTCCCTAGGATCTATCTTTTAATCACCAAGGCAAAAATGCTACATAATTTTGGACCTGGTCATATAATATGAACAGAGTCTAGGTTAGTACTCCTATTTCCAAATTTCTATACCAAAAGATAACAACAGGGCTTTCAGGCATATCACACTTAACACACACCTTACTGTAACAAACAAATAATCTCTTACAAACAAATCAATTTcctcaataataataacagaaaaaatattgtcatttatgaataataagaaaacaagGACATATTACTGTACAACACAAAGAAACATCACATTTACTagtgaatagtttttttaattttgaaaaatgttatcgAAAATACTTAACTTACGCCTCccataatagaaaatatttttaaaaaaagaataagtatcactatctaaagtaaattttgattacatagtcaattttaattaaattattttgaaattaaatgaaagaaaacataaaGTTTCAACAACATGACAATTTTCAATTGCCACTGTTTatagcttttatatttaaaactgataggattaattttataataaatatctagttttaaagaaatactgataaaatattaaaataagaactatatttcactctgtaaataaatataattggaaCATTCATTAAACTTACTCCTGTGCAACTGTAACCCATTGTCCGTAAGGATCAGGTTTAGGCTGTGGACCAACAGTACAAACAGACTCTGTACTATCTTTCCTACATTCTTTGGTGTTATGTGTTGTTTCAgtctacaaataaaattttataaatttatattcaaattaaaatacttctcAGAAATATCATATgcgtagttttaaaaaaaagtctataacAAGAAGtagataataaatttcaaaaaaacaactattataaggttaaatttacttaaaattaaaaaaaaaattatattggttTAAGATTTAAGAAATATCACTTTTACACTTTTGAATAGCAATCTACATGTTCACATGCATAGCTTGTGTCACATATATAGCTGCACAAAACCTACGCATGAAACCTTCGATTATTTGAATTTGCCTTCTCTAATGATAcgattataaaacattttaataataggattcttaaaaaatataatccttttaaagcaaaaatatggGGGCAACTTACAGTAAGCATCataatatgtaagaaaaatagaatCTAGGTAGCATATTTTACAAAGTGAATCTGCAGCACTACCttcataaatctaaatttatttccaatctTAATGCAGAGAGTCAGagattattactgtaaaaatttatcttattctAACATACatgtagtaaaatttgcaaatattaagtctttatacataataaatttgtGTTGTATAAATTTAAGGTGAACTTTAtacaatactaaaaaaatggaataaattaagCCTGCAATcaagtaaaagagaaaaaaaaactttgcttatttttttctctactgTGTTCTAACTTTTATTCGAAACAAGTgtaaaagatgttttaaaaagagtatcaaaaaattttttctgttttttttttcttctttttttgaattaaaagactTCAAcctaatttttaacttcttaaataaaaagacttaaacgttaaatacatacaaaaaaatatattgttcttCAATATTGGTAGCTGAAAGAGAAAACTAGAATAAGTCTGAATATCATATTACATTATAGCTTTTCTTTAAGGCAAGTATTGGATCAGTTTGAATTAAAAGCTTTGATTGTTCAAATATAActctttacttattttgaaattctttgttCTTGTAAAGAGTTAGCAAATTTCCACCTTTTAGTACAAAGGTACCTAGAAATTCGGAAGTTCTTTGtatcataattttcaaagattagCAGAATTACAGCATAGctttaaatcaaaacaagttAAGATCACCAAAGATTTATAGGagagaatcaattttaaattcaagaattaaatTACTTCAGTGGAGTTTTCTGAATTTGCTTGAGTTTGTTCTTCCATCGATACATAACCTTCTTCTGGAGGATCCCACTGGCTTTCTAaaaggattttaataattagtactTAAATCTCAGCAAAATAAGTAGACATTTACAAGAAAAGCACCtccaaaaaataagatttactCACCAATGAAGctgaaattatacaaataaaattgtatgcaGATAAGTTTTAAAGTTAGGAAATGATGAGAGGACATTTCTTTGTCTATTTTCAAACAGTTATAAATCATTGAAAAGTGAATtacgtcaaaaaaaatttaatatcagcaATTGAAAAGATGTTTTGGCTGTAAAAGGATGCTTTATTAAAggtataagttttatttatgttgcaCTTAATATGATTCCAAATTTAACTGAACTTTTAGTAAGTAGTTACAAagtttttatcacaaaaagtGTTTTCActtcttacattttattcaaaaaaatttcttaaaaaatgctcatatttaaaagcaaaaaaagcagttttcaGAAACAAATACAGCCAAACCAATTGCTTCATAATCATCCTTGCATTAAACaactaattttgattttgaataaactatatattaattCTGTGTTGCAAGTAAGTATTATTCCAAACATTAGCTACTTAACAAATTTGATTGACGGAAAACAGTGAATGCCTAtagttttactgaaataaatacCACTAAATTTGACTTTAGTAGATTGTCAAACTTAAGGAAGTGCCTTGACTTGACTTTACAACAGCAAAATTTGATGTTAGTTATCATTAggactttttgtttttacttttcttgaTAGTTGTGCAGTATAGTTATGCAGTgagtaacataaataaaaatttacatttactttcaagtaagttttaatagttaatttttatttgaaataagtagTTGGTTGAATACTGCTGGGTCTAACCTTCTCTCTCTTTGTTTCATATTTACTACCTGACCAGTAGGTCAGAATGAATCAATTACGCTGGAATCCTGAAGGCGGGGTCCAGAATAATTGCTAAATAATCTACCACTATGTTAAGCTCGTGGATTTGGATTGGAAACATCCTGCCGGAAAGAGAGTTGGTATGACAGCTTGGAAGCATGCAATTATATCACATGAAAACAATTATGTCATATGAAACCATTGTCCAGCAGCTAGAGTGACTTTCAGTTGCTCAGTTCCTTTATCATACTCTACAGGAAATAACAGGCTAGAGTTATGAATTTGTGACAGCTCAAGTTTTGTTAATACAAAAAGATAAGCACTTACTATTTtcgttattaattaaaaacagttcATGTTGTTCATGTTCTGGATTCTCAGATTAGTCAGGTACATTACAAActgatcaaattttatcactgcTTTAGTGAAAATTTCGAAgatcaaaaaagaaatagaatttttttttgttatatcttAAATCTCATGAaggttttttaatatgtaaagaGTCAGCTCAATTTGCGTGTTAAAATTTGTTAGCGACAAACAGTatcaataaaatacacaaacCTGAATTTTCAGTATTCCAATAATATTTATAGCCTTCTTCTGTTACTGCTTCATACCATATTTTTGTCGGTGTCTTAGGGGGATCAATCTTTTTCTTGTCTCTATTTTTGGATTTTGGTTTAGGTAATTCAGTAGTTTCCTTTTTGGCAACAGATTCAGTTTTAGTAACTTTAAGAGCAGTTAGGGAACTGTTCACAGAATTCTTTTCTAAACTTGACACAGATTCATTTTGCAAGTCTTTTTTGAATGCAGCTAAAGCAGCCTAGttaaagtaacaataaataaaaacttagatatttaaatttacagttaattatatgaattttaaataatatcttaaatgcTAAAGTTTTTTTACTCTTTCAATTTTGGCCATATCATCATccaattttttctgctttttggCTTCCTTAATGCCCCTTTTttgaatctattaaaaaattaatattattaatactacATGAAAAACATTGTCACTATTCAGATACTATatgtgataaatatttcttatcataAAATAGAGcgttaacaaaataataaaaaattactacacTTACATCTTGTATTCGTTTAGCTGCATTTTCTTGGTGACGCTTACCTCTTTCATGGAAATCTATGctctataagaaataaaatatttcgataacgaccaatttatttatataaatgcaaaagaacagtaaaaaaaatcgaaattataatattttctgaagaaaaaatattgcagcaGTGGGacatttctagaaaaataagtaaaataaaatgaaaagaaaggaaatgTAAAGTGAAAACATAGTATAAAAAACTCCAAACTTAAAAGTTTTGGGAACAAGGatacaatatttcataaaaaaaaataaataaaaaaatcatgtttaatatGAATTCAAGACTGattcacgatcactctgtttctggggtaaataatgatcacctaagttttattttaaaaaaattatttttttttttaaatttgagacatggacaagaatgcttgtacactttactaaagtataactagatttacttaataataattttttgtttaatctaacaaaataagtatattttaaattgctttctgtattttccatttcaaagatgggcttcaaaatgtgcacatttctgcaaagatccccctccttcttttaataataaatattttgagttactttctttttctttgatataaaagtagtgtaagcttttgtttaattatttcacacctactgtaaacattataattgattataggaaactatatcaaatgttgcTCCTTACAGATGAGGTAATTATTGATtactggggtaattcctgatcattgtcatttctttgtataaatagtatataaaataactaattgtcttttcttaaatgACAGAATATTAAGTGGAAcagctataaaatatattttaactgtcatcacaaaatttgtttttaactgtatacatGACTGTATTCTGATTTGTACCATTTCTGGTTTGTCTTACCTtgcttctatcttaattttatgagtgtacattgttagaataatttttaagtttataaatttgcctaatataaatatggtgagaaattataacactaaaaaagatactaagcttctagaaagcaaaattagtgaatttcttttaatgattgaaaatgaacATTTCAGTGTGAGAGCTGATGCCAAGCTGTTGACTACCTTACTTAACTTTACACTTTcccttaatgaagttaaaaaatccaACAAAAGTAACCCATGTGGGAATTCTCTTATATTTCAGCAGAACATGAGAATGAGTTGGCTGATTGCCTAAAATATATGGCATGatgcaaagatttttgaaaatttaaagtgttaatctttcttcttgcttttaaataaatcgatCTTGATGTCTTTAATtaccattatataattatttttaaacagtccctttacaataaaaaatggtgatcagtaattaccccagaagagatcaggaattaccccagaagTGATCAAGACCAAAGGTAATtctgatcactaaaaatttaaaatcttttaaatcctaattagattttcaaacaaaagaaggtgGCATAGGACTCATCTCATATATTCACATCCctcaaacttccagtaaatattaaaattattctattttgaatagatttttcacaaaatagatgtttgcattttttgatcaggaattaccccaggtcaccctacattttttaataaacttttctaaTATAAACCTTTTAaggtataatttcttttttagacaAGAGAACTATAATTGTCAAAATACAATTCAgactgtttatttaataaaaagttatatttgcaTATAATGACTCACATAAATTTACATAGCTTTACTTACAGCTTTATTATCAGCAAACCAACATTTGCAAATATCACAGAATTTACGGGGCAATGACTTCCAATATTCTGACCTATTTTAAGGACAAAAACATATAGTAAgtatataattgtaatataatCACACTTGGATTAAATCCAAATaaagagaaaagtaaaaagattCCAATATAAaccataaatttaattctagaaATAAAGGACAATAGTTGAAGAgaagagtattaaaaaatttttaatgatagaaacatagaatataaattgaacttttttgataaaaaacaagtaaaatatgaaataactttaaaacctGGGGAAAATATTTCAAGCTGTCATCactgaatatttcaaaactgttaCACCCAGAGtatatttatttccataaattgggaagaataaaaaattatagaaattattatcaTAAGCTAGAactctgtttaattttaaactggatACTACACACtatataattagttaaaagaaataaaaaatgatgaaaagaaaattttgattagaaatttGGTGAATagcgctttaaaaataaaatttttaataaaattaaaatgagattaAATTAGGCAACACAAAgtattaaattgataataaaaatcaatctatGATCAAAGATATGTTGCTGTAAATgaccaaaattaaaagttattcactTCCACTGGTGAATGTTGACTACCACATattcgctttggtaaatgtctgaaatatatagtatgtctagttaagtgccactaccTGGTATATATTTGCTCtatatgccctacatcaatgtgtTTTAAAGCTCAGTGCCACTGGCTGGTATACATTTACCCGGTATGCTCTACATCAcagtttttttaagatcaagtgccactgcccagaaTGCATTTAACAGATACTCCGAACATTGATGTTTCTCCAAATCtttcctcagcagatattaaaatatcaaataaatataataatatcaacaaataaattaatattaaattggatacaacaaatatttcggacattcaccaaagcaactcgactatgtgattgttgacattcaccggtcaAAGTTGACATTCTCATAATTTCGGCCAatcacggtaacatatatatagatattaaacCTAAATGGCcaataattgtaaaatcattcataaagttaaaaagataAACATTCATAATCACAggcattaataataattcaagttATGGTTGCACTTTTTCTcaacagtattaaaaaaatttagtttttcatttaattcaatacCCAGctcagaaaataataagaacaaCACACTAAAAcatgtaataacaaaatttaattttaaaatctacattagaacaatttcattttttaaatttttggttttggAAAATCTTTTCGATCATAAtcatatatgcattttaattcattaatcatTTCAAAGTCACATGTGTTAATAACAAACTCTtgctatgatttatttttttcattttctccaCAAGGTAAAGAAGAATTacattgtggcgtaactaccactataaatattaaataccaaatcactaaaGACATGTTAGCTTGATTCTATcctgaggtaccttttgatagatgaaggttggcatagtCTAAGATTAAATCCCTACAATGGATTCCTACagttgatttgtttaaaaaaatactgctcaaagagaaaaaaaatgggtgaagtaaataaagtctctcgattaataaacaatattgaaaaaaaaaattatcaaaatgttataaaaaacatgaagaaataaaaataatgagtgAAATGCtatgaagaacaaaaaaatacataatgagctaaattgatataaataaacagcatgaatcaTTTAGTGGTATTCGtacatcgaattctatcacagataaaattccggaaggggagtaatgtagCGTAACtgccactataaatattaaataccaaatcactagtatataagacatgttaacttgattctattgTGAGGTACCTTTCGATAGATTAAGGTTGGCATAGTAGATTTATAATTCCCTACAACATTCCTTTTTCACTGATTCAATTAATTGTTGCAGAATCAATatgaaagtaatatatatacaacaaataataaaatttcatttaaaaatttagattaaaatacttttagtttATACAAAAAGGAAAATCTTTTCTATCATCATCCTATATAAGTTTTCAGCGATAAATCAACTCATAATcacaagcaataaaaataaactcttgATCCGAGCTACCCTTTCTCATTTTCTCTACAGCGTTAAGAagaattacattctttttttcactctgCGGAATCAACATAAACGTAATAAAACATGcaacaaatataatttgaaaatctacATTAGAATACGTTCggtttttgcaaagaaaaattctttctgtCATCATCATACATACATTTTAAGCGATTAAATGTTGATGATAGGATCAAAGTTATccaatgtgttaaaaattaaatttttcaaacaacaaaaattcaaactatgaAAAAAGAGAGTTAATACTATGAAACAGACATAACGTAATAATAAATTCAGCTTATAACTTACAAAAAATGACTCGGAAGTAAGCCGATGGCCGAggattaaaagctttaaactatCTATTTTTGTAAAGTAGAAGAACTAATAATGgaatatataaattacattttacaaacaATTTAGTTGCCCCTTTTGACTAGAGAAAATGTGAGAAGGCACTTAAATATTCACTGCAAATAGTATCTATTACGCCATAAATAATTCATGCAAGATACACTTTTTACCGCTGACGTGTCCTCGCTTTGTGGCGCTTCTTCGGTTCCACCCCTCACCCTCATCTAAAATTCTGCATTGCGATGGCAACGGACTTCTTGtgtaaatggaaataaaaactacaCTTCAGTTTCGTTAACAAGACGTGGCCGGCATCGAATATAATGGCGACTGCCGGTTTGAAGGGATCTAGAAATTCCcaacaaatttctattttgcaTCATCTGGGTGGGactagtttattaaaatttactattttaaccTTAGCATGGTTATTAGGCTTTAGCTCCAGGCTCTTTGCAGTCATTCGTTTTGAAAGTATCATTCATGAATTCGATCCTTGGTAAGCtgttaataaattgatattacAAGATTTAATTGCCTATTTCATTCGTTAATCAAAAGCAATCAGAGTTTTCCATTGTaaccacttttttaaatgtgcGTCATTGAGATTGTTAATAAGGTACCACACACTCTACCATTTGACGTCCAAGTCTTGGGATGTATCGTTAACACAATAATAGTTATTTGTCACTTGTTCTGTACATATAAActtacatttagttttttactATGTTTCTGCAAccccataaaaatttaaattaattcaaggaAAATATATTACCAGAACTGAGCTCCTGACTATTTAAACTATATCTTTTGgaccatttttatttacacagtTGTTAAAAACACCTGATACATGTAAATAAAAGGTTTGTTCTTGCATCTATAATGTAACAGTTATGAACTTAGATGTTGTTTTGATGACATAGTTACTCATAAACTaatattatcacaaaatttacttttttgaggacttatgattaaataaagctGTGTATATATACAATACATAGAAAGTAAACATTAAACATGGCATTAACTATTGTCCACATCAAACAAAAGGGAAAACTGAAGTAAAAGTTCTAAGGCCatctgtagaattttttttttctctttttattgaatagagtttttaggagaaaaatttctttatagtgTTGGGCAACCTATGCATttaattcactaattttataaaaatgaacttatGCCTAAATAACTTACTACTTTATTAAGCAGTGACCAAAAAAATAtcccaattaaattttatctacaaTCTAAGTTtgtgttaaattaattagaatgttTAAAGTAGGGTTAaatttttggtattaaaatgtagttaaaaatgttaaaaacatgtTTGATGTGACAGACCTGGGAAAAACTGACGTGTTGAAATCCTGACTAACCCCATTATattatctaaagaaaaatatctgttgttacaattaaaattttgctcagcaaaaactgttattttgttATGTTATCATGCAAAttcttaaagctttttttcctcccaccaaaaatttaaagttactgTTCTGAATTGctatagaaacaaaaattagtgTCAAACATACTATTAAATCCTTCTAATGCTTTTTAAGCAGTTAGAATGCATACACATCTGAATACACACATAGAATGCATACGCACAATGTATATGTAATATTGACTTTTGTAGTTTCTTCCTAATACCCATTCATTGcccaaaattatatttgttaaggcaaatgcttttttttcccttgtaaAAGCTTTCTCGAAGTTAAACTAGACCACTTGCATTGTGTTACTTTTGTGGTCATCTTATTAGAgaaataaatcattgttttatttatcttatattattGTATTCATGTTACTATTCGAAATTATAGGTATAtgtagttgaaaaatatatggaTAACTCACAAATGAATTTTGGCTAGCTTTTAATTACAGTTAGTTTTTAATACTCTTTTACTTATTCAGTTAAATTCTAATGCATAGTCTAATTGCATAAAAGTatattcctgaaaaaaattatagcccAACTAATGAAGGATTTAGAATGACATTCAGTAATATTTGTGATCAACTTAAAAGACAGACTAGTAGTAAGGTTACTGAGATGCTACTCACTTTATTATATGGAATTAATTTGGTTTTAGATAACTGAGATCAACATAGATGGGTGGTGAACTTGTATTGCCAAAAatctattactttaaaaatattttaaaggaaattataattacttctaattaaaaaaataaaaatacgtacAATTTATTGTGACACCAGCCtgatatgaacaaaaaaataaaagcaaatattaatttcaaaacagtaTCAACTTCTATTAAATATgttctatttaatttcattaattggtttttatttcttctgaaaatttattgctattttattattttcattttatctttttgtcagatttaaataaattgatatttttgtttaggtTTAACTATAGAGCTACTCATTATATGGTTCAACatggattttataattttttaaactggttTGATGACAGAGCTTGGTATCCTTTAGGTCGAATTGTTGGTGGAActgtaagtaattttatttttaatgatcataaattaagaaatgatttAATCCAAGGTTGATGAGTTTTTGAAATTGCCGGTTTTATCGGCTTCTTACCATGATTTTAATTGTCatgttaaaaattcctttttgacATAGCTTTCTACAATTGtccaaaactcaaaattttggtGTAGGAataattattagctattataagtatgcagtaatttaaataaaacatcatgtgaaattaaaagtaatcaatcaattatattaaattaataatcaattatattttatcattttagcaATAAAccctgttttgttttttaattactgtcaaagtgaaaatttatgaaatttcaattttttatgtctgttaatttgtttaattattaaaaataaaaaaccaattatcttattaaaaaaacatacaataatATTCTTGTTCATTAtgtgtaaaatcaattttcatttacttcCATTTTAAATCCTCCTTTTCGTGAAGCATGTGGTTTTAAAACAAGAGTTTCGAAGCTCTTTGTGCTCCaggtttatttttcagttttgaatgaataagaccacaattcaaaaacattctttCTAAGCAGtcttagataaaatgaaaaactttttgtgaACACAAAATctcattcaaaaattcttttcaatctATTGATTAACTTTTGTGACTAACTTCAGCTCTTTCCTTGCTacctaattttgataaaaaaaattttaaaatcacatattttttttaaaaacatgcattgatttttatcaaatcCTACATTGATTATTATATATACTCAATACcagggtttgaaaaaacccggggatttttgaaaaaacccaacccgcctgggttttattgaaaaaacccggggaaaattgggttttatttgaaaaaacccggggaaaattgggttttttcatttagtgctcataaattttactgtgaaaatatttttatttattaaatagtgttgtataagtaaacactaaaatttcatctgacttttacctgtaataaaattaaactggaataaatatttaatggtcttcaatgtttttataatattattaatagaaagtgaaattaaaattatgtatatttataaagagtatcagttacttgtccctattttcaaatatttagataaatatatgcattttaactttatagtttcaaaaaacaaattaatcttaaaattataaaaaagcataNtactttctttttctttgatataaaaatagtgtaagcttttgtttaattgtttcacatcaGATGGGGTAATTGTTGATCACTGGGGTAATTCCGGatcattttcatttcttcttatagtataaaaaatagctaataaacagttaattgtcttttcttatataacagttcatatttattaagtggaacaactataaaatatattggaacaactacaaaatttgtttttagctgTATACAAGACAAATGTGTTCTGATATGCACCATTTCTAGCTTGTTTTACCTTTCTTCTCTCTTATTTTTATGTGTGaacattgttagaataatttttaagttgataaattaacctaatataaatatggtgagaaattataGTCCTCAAAAGG
This window of the Parasteatoda tepidariorum isolate YZ-2023 chromosome 4, CAS_Ptep_4.0, whole genome shotgun sequence genome carries:
- the LOC107452543 gene encoding WW domain-binding protein 4, whose amino-acid sequence is MSEYWKSLPRKFCDICKCWFADNKASIDFHERGKRHQENAAKRIQDIQKRGIKEAKKQKKLDDDMAKIERAALAAFKKDLQNESVSSLEKNSVNSSLTALKVTKTESVAKKETTELPKPKSKNRDKKKIDPPKTPTKIWYEAVTEEGYKYYWNTENSESQWDPPEEGYVSMEEQTQANSENSTETETTHNTKECRKDSTESVCTVGPQPKPDPYGQWVTVAQEEPEEIDLQLPKPSEDLVEVVIPIATDEPKLKIKEKVIGNLTDIDSSEEVTFKKRKFLGSSKRNTRQRTDDDD